A region of Aminivibrio sp. DNA encodes the following proteins:
- a CDS encoding alanine racemase: MKDPYSAVDTPALLVDRPVLLRNIKDMQNRADRAGIALRPHTKTHRTPAIAAMQVQAGAKGITVAKVGEAEVMAANGMDDIFIANEIYGELKFARLRNLAAKVRLSVGVDNREQVTGLSRFFKGAAEPADVLIEVETGEVRSGMLPGPELVVLAKFIADTPNVRLKGIFSHEGHTYGAKDREQCAAFFRKAQEDTLGAAEMIRAAGIPVGTVSIGSTPSLLVGGEILPGVTEIRPGTYVLMDAAQGAAVGSYDTCAATVLATVVSKPTADRVVLDAGVKALTAFTREGGICGTPGYGLLKGFDGLRIGKLYDEHGLVYGREANKRISLGDRVEIIPNHICPTCNLYDRMYLVEDGLVVDELPILCRGKSQ, encoded by the coding sequence ATGAAGGACCCGTACAGCGCCGTGGATACCCCTGCCCTCCTTGTGGACAGGCCCGTTTTGCTGCGCAACATAAAGGACATGCAAAACAGGGCGGACAGGGCGGGCATCGCCCTGAGACCCCATACGAAGACCCACAGGACCCCGGCGATCGCGGCCATGCAGGTGCAGGCCGGAGCAAAGGGAATCACCGTGGCCAAGGTAGGCGAGGCGGAGGTCATGGCCGCGAACGGCATGGATGACATCTTCATCGCCAACGAGATCTACGGCGAGCTGAAGTTCGCCCGGCTCCGGAACCTGGCCGCAAAAGTGCGGCTCAGCGTTGGGGTGGACAACCGGGAGCAAGTGACGGGCCTCTCCCGGTTCTTCAAGGGCGCAGCGGAACCGGCGGACGTTCTGATCGAGGTGGAAACGGGAGAGGTGAGGTCGGGCATGCTCCCCGGACCGGAGCTGGTGGTGCTTGCAAAATTCATTGCCGACACGCCGAACGTGCGGCTGAAGGGCATTTTTTCCCACGAGGGGCACACCTACGGCGCCAAAGACCGGGAACAGTGCGCCGCCTTTTTCCGGAAGGCCCAGGAGGATACCCTCGGGGCCGCGGAGATGATCCGGGCGGCAGGCATACCGGTAGGCACGGTGAGCATCGGCTCCACGCCGTCCCTTCTGGTCGGCGGGGAGATACTCCCCGGCGTGACGGAGATCCGTCCCGGAACTTACGTTCTGATGGACGCCGCCCAGGGCGCGGCGGTGGGGAGTTACGACACCTGCGCCGCCACTGTGCTGGCCACGGTGGTGAGCAAACCCACGGCGGACCGGGTGGTCCTGGATGCGGGGGTCAAGGCGCTGACGGCCTTCACCAGGGAAGGGGGGATCTGCGGCACTCCAGGCTACGGACTGCTGAAGGGCTTTGACGGTCTGAGGATCGGCAAGCTCTATGACGAGCACGGGCTTGTCTACGGCCGAGAAGCGAACAAGCGGATCTCCCTGGGAGACCGGGTGGAGATCATCCCCAACCACATCTGCCCCACCTGCAACCTCTACGACCGGATGTATCTCGTGGAGGACGGCCTGGTCGTAGACGAGTTGCCCATTCTCTGCAGGGGGAAGTCGCAGTAG
- a CDS encoding RidA family protein yields MRFISTEDAPRPGGHYSQAVEHQGVVYVAGQLPIVPGTGEKCLGTVEEQTKRALLNLEAVLKASGSGRDRVLRVTVYVSDISLWGRVNTVYAEFFGDHKPARTVVPTRDLHYGFLVEIDAIAATASGRTEEK; encoded by the coding sequence ATGCGGTTCATTTCGACGGAGGACGCTCCTCGGCCGGGGGGCCATTATTCCCAGGCTGTAGAGCACCAGGGCGTTGTGTACGTGGCGGGACAGCTTCCCATCGTCCCGGGGACGGGAGAGAAATGCCTCGGCACGGTGGAGGAACAGACGAAGAGGGCCCTCCTGAACCTGGAGGCCGTCCTGAAGGCATCGGGGAGCGGCAGGGACAGGGTGCTGCGGGTGACCGTCTACGTGTCGGACATTTCGCTCTGGGGCAGGGTGAACACGGTGTACGCCGAATTCTTCGGCGACCACAAGCCCGCGCGGACGGTGGTGCCGACGCGGGACCTGCACTACGGCTTCCTGGTGGAGATCGACGCCATTGCGGCGACGGCCTCCGGAAGAACGGAGGAGAAATGA
- a CDS encoding GntR family transcriptional regulator: MALQQIKKVIVRDAIIENVTRYIRDNNLQVGDRIPSERTLADAMKVSRSSVREALKILESNGLLKIRHGGGAFLLSTAAVPVAEYNSAQRDHFVFLRQLIQARRMIEERVVAEVVPHLTESQILSLRRMEDEQLEAAEKGRAEEGSRFELPNMNFELAITSLLDNPVIWEMHKRVEVQWKKTFRRLSTTPFPARERYNHHMEIIRTMESGSVKAAVKAMAFHNSILADYIDEEIRKLDLRRDEGCGQAPEGSGAEQAECTIMNGGAGK; the protein is encoded by the coding sequence ATGGCGCTCCAGCAGATCAAGAAGGTCATCGTCAGGGATGCGATCATCGAAAACGTCACCAGGTACATCAGGGACAACAATCTGCAGGTGGGGGACCGGATTCCCTCGGAGCGGACCCTGGCGGACGCCATGAAGGTGAGCCGGAGTTCCGTTCGGGAGGCCCTGAAGATTCTGGAGAGCAACGGCCTGCTGAAAATCCGCCACGGAGGGGGAGCGTTCCTTCTTTCCACCGCCGCCGTGCCGGTGGCGGAATACAACTCCGCCCAGAGGGATCACTTCGTCTTTCTGAGGCAGCTCATCCAGGCCCGGAGGATGATCGAGGAACGTGTGGTGGCCGAGGTGGTCCCCCATCTGACGGAATCGCAGATCCTTTCCCTCCGGCGGATGGAGGACGAACAGCTCGAGGCGGCGGAAAAAGGCCGTGCCGAGGAAGGATCCCGGTTCGAACTGCCCAACATGAATTTCGAGCTGGCCATCACCTCCCTGCTCGACAATCCCGTGATCTGGGAGATGCACAAGAGAGTGGAGGTCCAGTGGAAAAAGACGTTCCGCAGACTGTCCACCACCCCCTTCCCCGCAAGGGAGCGGTACAACCACCACATGGAGATCATCAGGACCATGGAGAGCGGCAGCGTGAAAGCGGCGGTAAAGGCCATGGCCTTCCACAACAGCATCCTGGCCGACTACATCGACGAGGAAATTCGGAAGCTGGATTTACGACGGGACGAAGGGTGCGGACAGGCACCGGAAGGTTCCGGGGCGGAACAGGCAGAGTGCACGATTATGAACGGAGGTGCCGGAAAATAA